The Drosophila innubila isolate TH190305 chromosome 3R unlocalized genomic scaffold, UK_Dinn_1.0 2_E_3R, whole genome shotgun sequence genome has a segment encoding these proteins:
- the LOC117791867 gene encoding uncharacterized RNA-binding protein C660.15 isoform X2 — MNYLESMLCNPIDNAAAAAAAAAAGLIDPHHNRDLHNALVASIANSNVAAINGTLTTAAVLKSAAAAQAQAQAQVQAQVQVQTQQSAAGQAQQQQQQQQQPTAGQDQANVQNAAMTNGNQQQQQQQQQQQQQAAQQAALALLKVDNVNGAAAQNGSAANLSIQSSSSGRSTPSNSGVSLSDPAPGKLFVGGLSWQTSSEKLKEYFNMFGTVTDVLIMKDPVTQRSRGFGFITFQEPCTVDKVLKVPIHTLDGKKIDPKHATPKNRPRQANKTKKIFVGGVSQDTSADEVKAYFSQFGAVEETVMLMDQQTKRHRGFGFVTFENEDVVDRVCEIHFHTIKNKKVECKKAQPKEAVTPAAQLLQKRIMLGTLQLPAAPGQLMGARSAGVTAMNPLAMLQTSTQLLQSPAAAAAAQQAALISQNPFQVQNAAAAATMAANQSNFGKLLATYPQTALHGVRYAPYTIPASAATANAALMQAHQAQSAAVAAHQQQQSHNAHAAAAAGLQHQHQQQQQHQHQHQHHTAAAVAAAASNSASQAHSAAAAAALAANAANGAGANAHSLAAAQQAALVAGNPLNAAAAAAAAAAAGNPAAAYQNYALANVDMSSFQGVDWSSMYGMGMYV; from the exons CAATCCGATTGATAATGCAgccgctgcagctgccgccgctgccgctggcCTCATTGATCCGCATCACAATCGGGATCTGCACAATGCATTGGTCGCCTCCATAGCCAACAGCAATGTGGCGGCCATTAATGGCACATTGACCACCGCTGCAGTGTTGAAAAGTGCCGCAGCCGCTCAAGCTCAGGCTCAGGCACAGGTGCAGGCTCAGGTGCAGGTGCAGACACAGCAAAGCGCCGCTGGGCAagctcagcagcagcagcagcaacagcagcagccaacaGCTGGACAGGATCAGGCCAATGTACAGAATGCAGCCATGACCAAtggcaaccaacaacaacagcagcagcagcaacaacaacaacagcaggcagCACAACAGGCCGCTTTGGCTCTTCTCAAGGTGGATAATGTTAATGGAGCCGCTGCTCAAAATGGCAGCGCTGCCAACTTGAGCATTCAGAGCAGCTCATCGGGCCGCTCGACACCCAGCAACAGTGGCGTCAGTCTCTCAGATCCAGCACCCGGCAAACTATTTGTGGGCGGCCTCAGCTGGCAGACATCGTCGGAGAAGCTTAAGGAATACTTTAACATGTTTGGCACCGTAACCGATGTGCTCATCATGAAGGATCCGGTGACACAG CGCAGTCGCGGCTTTGGCTTCATCACATTCCAAGAGCCCTGCACCGTGGACAAAGTGTTGAAGGTGCCAATACACACACTGGATGGCAAGAAGATTGATCCGAAGCATGCCACACCCAAGAATCGACCTCGTCAGGCCAATAAGACCAAAAAGATATTTGTGGGCGGCGTCTCGCAGGACACATCCGCCGATGAGGTGAAAGCATATTTCAGTCAATTTGGTGCCGTTGAGGAGACGGTCATGCTGATGGATCAGCAGACGAAACGCCATCGCGGCTTTGGATTTGTCACCTTTGAGAATGAGGATGTTGTGGATCGCGTTTGCGAGATCCACTTTCACACCATCAAGAACAAGAAAGTGGAATGCAAGAAGGCGCAACCCAAAGAAGCTGTCACCCCGGCCGCCCAACTGCTCCAGAAGCGCATCATGCTCGGCACACTTCAATTGCCGGCAGCTCCTGGCCAACTGATGGGTGCACGCAGTGCCGGCGTCACCGCCATGAATCCCTTGGCCATGTTGCAGACATCCACACAGCTGCTGCAGTCACCGGCTGCCGCAGCGGCCGCACAACAAGCGGCACTCATATCACAGAATCCGTTTCAAGTACAAAATGCAGCCGCTGCGGCCACCATGGCCGCCAATCAGAGCAACTTTGGCAAACTGCTTGCCACATATCCACAGACAGCGCTGCACGGCGTCAG ATATGCACCATACACCATACCCGCCAGCGCCGCCACTGCCAATGCCGCATTAATGCAGGCCCATCAGGCACAGAGCGCCGCGGTGGCCGctcatcaacagcagcagtctCACAATGCCCACGCCGCAGCTGCCGCCGGActgcaacatcagcatcagcagcaacaacaacatcagcatcaacatcaacatcacaCTGCCGCCGccgttgccgctgccgcctCAAATTCAGCCTCACAGGCGCATtcagcagcagcggctgcCGCTCTGGCTGCCAATGCCGCCAATGGTGCGGGCGCCAATGCTCATTCCCTTGCCGCTGCCCAACAGGCGGCCCTTGTTGCCGGCAATCCATTGAATGCggccgccgctgccgctgctgctgctgccgctggaAATCCGGCTGCTGCCTATCAAAACTATGCGCTGGCCAATGTGGACATGTCCAGTTTCCAGGGCGTCGATTGGAGCAGCATGTACGGCATGGGCATGTATGTCTAA
- the LOC117791867 gene encoding uncharacterized RNA-binding protein C660.15 isoform X1 has protein sequence MLFENPAVAAKLPFPYNVPPPLQAAAAAAAAVPNLRFQTPIKAFACLTATSNPIDNAAAAAAAAAAGLIDPHHNRDLHNALVASIANSNVAAINGTLTTAAVLKSAAAAQAQAQAQVQAQVQVQTQQSAAGQAQQQQQQQQQPTAGQDQANVQNAAMTNGNQQQQQQQQQQQQQAAQQAALALLKVDNVNGAAAQNGSAANLSIQSSSSGRSTPSNSGVSLSDPAPGKLFVGGLSWQTSSEKLKEYFNMFGTVTDVLIMKDPVTQRSRGFGFITFQEPCTVDKVLKVPIHTLDGKKIDPKHATPKNRPRQANKTKKIFVGGVSQDTSADEVKAYFSQFGAVEETVMLMDQQTKRHRGFGFVTFENEDVVDRVCEIHFHTIKNKKVECKKAQPKEAVTPAAQLLQKRIMLGTLQLPAAPGQLMGARSAGVTAMNPLAMLQTSTQLLQSPAAAAAAQQAALISQNPFQVQNAAAAATMAANQSNFGKLLATYPQTALHGVRYAPYTIPASAATANAALMQAHQAQSAAVAAHQQQQSHNAHAAAAAGLQHQHQQQQQHQHQHQHHTAAAVAAAASNSASQAHSAAAAAALAANAANGAGANAHSLAAAQQAALVAGNPLNAAAAAAAAAAAGNPAAAYQNYALANVDMSSFQGVDWSSMYGMGMYV, from the exons CAATCCGATTGATAATGCAgccgctgcagctgccgccgctgccgctggcCTCATTGATCCGCATCACAATCGGGATCTGCACAATGCATTGGTCGCCTCCATAGCCAACAGCAATGTGGCGGCCATTAATGGCACATTGACCACCGCTGCAGTGTTGAAAAGTGCCGCAGCCGCTCAAGCTCAGGCTCAGGCACAGGTGCAGGCTCAGGTGCAGGTGCAGACACAGCAAAGCGCCGCTGGGCAagctcagcagcagcagcagcaacagcagcagccaacaGCTGGACAGGATCAGGCCAATGTACAGAATGCAGCCATGACCAAtggcaaccaacaacaacagcagcagcagcaacaacaacaacagcaggcagCACAACAGGCCGCTTTGGCTCTTCTCAAGGTGGATAATGTTAATGGAGCCGCTGCTCAAAATGGCAGCGCTGCCAACTTGAGCATTCAGAGCAGCTCATCGGGCCGCTCGACACCCAGCAACAGTGGCGTCAGTCTCTCAGATCCAGCACCCGGCAAACTATTTGTGGGCGGCCTCAGCTGGCAGACATCGTCGGAGAAGCTTAAGGAATACTTTAACATGTTTGGCACCGTAACCGATGTGCTCATCATGAAGGATCCGGTGACACAG CGCAGTCGCGGCTTTGGCTTCATCACATTCCAAGAGCCCTGCACCGTGGACAAAGTGTTGAAGGTGCCAATACACACACTGGATGGCAAGAAGATTGATCCGAAGCATGCCACACCCAAGAATCGACCTCGTCAGGCCAATAAGACCAAAAAGATATTTGTGGGCGGCGTCTCGCAGGACACATCCGCCGATGAGGTGAAAGCATATTTCAGTCAATTTGGTGCCGTTGAGGAGACGGTCATGCTGATGGATCAGCAGACGAAACGCCATCGCGGCTTTGGATTTGTCACCTTTGAGAATGAGGATGTTGTGGATCGCGTTTGCGAGATCCACTTTCACACCATCAAGAACAAGAAAGTGGAATGCAAGAAGGCGCAACCCAAAGAAGCTGTCACCCCGGCCGCCCAACTGCTCCAGAAGCGCATCATGCTCGGCACACTTCAATTGCCGGCAGCTCCTGGCCAACTGATGGGTGCACGCAGTGCCGGCGTCACCGCCATGAATCCCTTGGCCATGTTGCAGACATCCACACAGCTGCTGCAGTCACCGGCTGCCGCAGCGGCCGCACAACAAGCGGCACTCATATCACAGAATCCGTTTCAAGTACAAAATGCAGCCGCTGCGGCCACCATGGCCGCCAATCAGAGCAACTTTGGCAAACTGCTTGCCACATATCCACAGACAGCGCTGCACGGCGTCAG ATATGCACCATACACCATACCCGCCAGCGCCGCCACTGCCAATGCCGCATTAATGCAGGCCCATCAGGCACAGAGCGCCGCGGTGGCCGctcatcaacagcagcagtctCACAATGCCCACGCCGCAGCTGCCGCCGGActgcaacatcagcatcagcagcaacaacaacatcagcatcaacatcaacatcacaCTGCCGCCGccgttgccgctgccgcctCAAATTCAGCCTCACAGGCGCATtcagcagcagcggctgcCGCTCTGGCTGCCAATGCCGCCAATGGTGCGGGCGCCAATGCTCATTCCCTTGCCGCTGCCCAACAGGCGGCCCTTGTTGCCGGCAATCCATTGAATGCggccgccgctgccgctgctgctgctgccgctggaAATCCGGCTGCTGCCTATCAAAACTATGCGCTGGCCAATGTGGACATGTCCAGTTTCCAGGGCGTCGATTGGAGCAGCATGTACGGCATGGGCATGTATGTCTAA